Sequence from the Eleutherodactylus coqui strain aEleCoq1 chromosome 13, aEleCoq1.hap1, whole genome shotgun sequence genome:
ggtgagtattttcagctgccctgatggatccgatggggggggggggggggggggggggggggggggactgcccgcatcctgggatgacagctccatgctgtcggctacctgcgggcaccgacagcatggagctgtcacgtcctcagacaagtgggcattaatcctaagatgatgcataaaactacgtcctctaggattaaagcccacttactgaggacgtagtttcccaatagggcagtcgttaaggggttaatcagctaAGTTAAGTTGTTGCACAGCCTCTACAGCAGCAAAATGGTAGGAAATTTTAATgaagtcaatttaaaaaaaagttgcttacttttgcatttacggaacaaaaaaaaaaccaaacacacaaCAAACTAAAAGATTCAGTGCAAAGATGCCCATAGCCTTTACTGGATTTTTTTCTCAAATCCAAGGGTTgtatatctggtattgcagttcagtcttATTTACTTGGAGATGAGCAGCAATACCAAGCACAGCCCATTGGCAAGTGTTGTGGTTATCCAGGCTTGGAAGAAGAGGCTGTGTACTCAAATAGCTGGGAGttaagctacattcacacggCCGATAgagatacattatatatatatatatatatataaaatatctatctctatctggtGTGAATGTCATGCCTATCGCATCACACTAAACTTACGCAAGGAtatcattcgtgtgaatgcaatTTTATGCAGACAGCCATACTGGAATCTATACCTGTTAGACTACAAAATATCTATCTTATGGATATACCATAAAGTTCTATGATGAAAATAGGGCTTTAAATGTAGATCCACAGAAATTACAGTTTCCCAGTTCTGAAATAATGTTAGTCACACTTGAGGGGGGACAAGGGTTTCCAGAAAAAGAAGAACACTTTACCTTCTCCACGACAAACCGAGCCCGCTCTGCTTCCTGCTGGGCCACTTGTTTGGCCTCCACAGCTTCTGTGAACTCCTTACCAAATGTCAAGTGAgtctacaaaaaaaacccaaaaaaaaaaaccgttcaAACTTCTTTCATACTGCCATGACACGACATGTCCATTAATAAATGAATGAAGATTAATAATTCTATTAGGACTGTCAGCGACTCGATCAATAGAACAGCGAAGGTGAAATAAAGTCCTTCTTGCTGGACTCCTCAGCAGGATGAAGCTGCCTTATACAGCAGGCAAAATTCTCAGAACGGGTTAAGCAGTTGTAATGAGCCAACAGGGATTGTAAAATCCTCTCTGCTTGTGAAAGACGCCATTAAGGACAGTTCACACATCGGAGTTGTTACAGAATGTGCGCCGaagttctgcaacaatgtacagtataaatataaagaaaataaatcttgttaattgtatagcgccaacttattccacagccctTTTAAGTAAATTTATGCATTAGCCACTATTTTACCGACCccggaaggctgagtcgaccttgagccggctacctgaaccatgcagtgattgaactcacaaccttcaggtcatgaatgagagcttaggactgcatttctgttgccttaaaggggttgtctcgaggaagcagtgaaatttttttttgcccagtccccctaattaagcatacattactaagcccccctgtaaatgacttttctagccggtttctacttacagttccagcgtttcagcaacttataaaaattttcccaagatggccaccgactcttttcccatcgcttgctgtagcccgacgtgcgcgctcccgagacgctaccagctgtgtctccctgacaaccagacgccccgcagccgccgaccggacccctggattgaacgtggccgaccacggcacacagtcacccaccgccaggcagcaggtaaccggcgcagcaccccccccccccccccccaggcacagcgacagcccccccccccccccaggcacagCGACAGATCACCCCCCCCTGGCACAGcgccagcccccccccatcacagcgccAGCCCCCCAATCACGGCGCCAGCCCCCCAATCACGGCGCCAGCCCCCCAATCACGGCGCAGCCCCCCAATCACGGCGCAGCCCCCCAATCACGGCGCAGCCCCCCAATCACGGCGCAGCCCCCCAATcacggcgcagcccccccccccccccggcccatcacttacctgggtggcaggacggcgggacagctgggcggcttctcaggacagctgagcggctctgcaccttcctctaacagaggatggtacagaatggccgctccagcgcgctcccgagcagtgacagctcgtctgcgcatgcgcagaagagctgtagcagggagcacactgaagcggctcgtgctgaaaggagaagaccggactgcgcaagcgcgtctaaaaaagcaagctgccagcgaatttagacggaaccatggagacgaggacgctagcaacggagcaggtaagtggaataacttctgtatggctcataattaatgcacaatgtacattacaaagtgcattaatatggctatacagaagtgtatacccccacttcatttcgcgagacaacccctttaacactgcgCCACATGATGCTCTAGAATGTAAGTAAATGGGGTTAAAGTGGGAAataaacatgctgcagaatttcaattCCCCATCATACTTTGTCACGGAAAAGTAACAGATTTTCACCGCAGATTTCTTTGCCATCCAATGAGTCCATTCTGCAGTGAAAATCCCTAAGAAAATCTGCAGGTGGATTTACTCTGCGATGTGCATGTGCATCTAGCCTAAGGTTGTGATCGCACACTAGCcgtaatgagagctgtgcctaagAGACTTGGGCACtactcacatcggacagcacatagcTGCATGGATGAGAAATAAGACCTGTCAAACAGGAACAGGGCATGCCATGAGGTTTTAAGGCAGACCATCGTTCCATGTGAGAGACTGCCcacatgtgtatgtatatggtCACAGCATCACGAAATGGACCTCCAATGATTCCAGGAAGCTGCTTCATTTACAAGGTCTAGTTACAATGAAGTGCAAAGTAACTGGAGCTTTGTAAACACAGCCACTTTCTGAAGTCAGGTATCTACCTTGTAATGCCATGAGATATAGATACACTCACACTCCGTGGCCTCCTACACCGACCTGCTGGTGCTGTCCTACACATTACTATTGCCAATATGTATaccctcataggctataatgaggCAGCATGCCGTCCACGAATCAACAAGGATAGCACACTGCCCCAAAATATGCTATTGTGACGGAAGGCTTATCCTGCAGGGTAGATGCGGACGCTATTTAGAAGTCCTCTACATGAACTTACCAGAGATACGTCATCCAAGATGAGTCCAAATGTGGCCGCCCTCTCCATCAGATCCTCACTGACCTGCCTGGAAACCAGCTCTCTCTGCGTAATCAGTTCTCCTGCGTCAAAGCGGGCCTGGCACAGAGAAGTGTTGGACAGTCCGATTAATGACAGACACAGTTCTATCCTCGAGTGATTATGGCATGTGGTCATGTTACAGCGGAGGGCTGGTCGCCCACTCAGGACCTCCACTACTAGGAAGCCACCGAGTAATTATACCTTCCCCTTGTACTCACCACCACAGACTTCAagatctcagtagtaatagatggcAAAACTCTCTCATCATAGTCTTCTCCGATACTGGTAAAGATCCGCGGCAACTGGTTGGCGACCGGACGGAAGAGGATACGCAGGGTGATGTTTACATTCTGTAAATCTGTGGAAGGATTAGACCCGATAGTAAGGTCTTACCTCTATATATCCCCATTATGTCAGTGTATTACGACGCTAAGGTTTTATTCTCACCTTTGCTTCCTGTTATTACAGGTACGTTACGGGGACGGGAGCGGCAGTCGAATATTATTGGTTTCTGGACCCAGGGAATAAGGAAGTGTGTGCCTTCATCCACGACCAGATCCTGAACACCTCGGAACCTGTCAAAAATGACAGCGTAGTGACCGGCGTCCACTGGAGGGCGACAAAACATAGGAGCGAGTGAGGTTAGGAGTCAGATATACAGGGTAATGGTACTTCTATATGTAACAAACACTGCGGATTGTTTGCTGCGGAGTCGCTGGCAGAAGATCCACAATgtattacagtaaaaaaaagtggattaggacttaaaaaaaaaccccaaaacataaaaAGTTATCCAGactctgcaggaaaaaaaaccaaacaaaactttGTATTGTAAATTGAGCAGATTTTTAAATCCTCAGCATGTTATTTACCCTGCGGACTTTCACCCCTTCATAAGGCTGGGTGAAGTCGGTGGCGTCCACAAACCCTTACACCGGCCATCACTATAGAATAAAGGCACCATATGAAGATTTACAAGCCAAGAAAGGACTTCATGGGATATTCTCATCTGAGACTTCTATCACCATAGGGGGCCAAGTCAATTCCAAGAATGGGGGGTCCCATGGTCCCCTCTTCTCACCAATGTAGAGAGTGTTTGAGCATGCGCAgctccattcgtttcaatggaGAGAATGGCAACAGCTGAGGACAAGCGCTCAGCTGGTTCAGGCAGTCCCATTAGAGAGGGCTGGAGCGGCAGAGTGCAAGCGTGACTGTTGCTCCACTTAATGCTTTCCAATTCATTTCCCCCCCCCGCTGCAATTTATTTGAATGCCCATTTGGCATTCTCCCTTCACCCTTTTGATCCCTGCCAGCCAAGATCAGGGGGTGCCGGCGGGTACCTGATCGCCAGAGgaatgcagaagtaatacttccgcattctctcttcaCCCTCGTAATctcggctgtgactgatagccgagatcaggagggtgcccggtcacatgatcgccaagcggaatgcagaagtaacacttccacaTTCGCTCTTCATCCTCCCGACCTAGGCTGTAAGTGACAGCTGAGGTCAGGCGACtcccggcgatcacatgatcgccaggcggaatgcggaagtgttacttccgcattctctctgcattacatggcagtaattgagcgctatgtaatgtgtaaaggagaaggcagaaagggttaaaaacactttctgccttctcctggggggtcctcgatgaggaccagtgcaggagtgcatctgcacccgatgtgcctgacgagtGGGTGCAGAtagactcctgcactgcagtggcgAGTctattctgacattggagctagaGAGGAAGCTTATGACGTCAGAACAGGTCAGgcattggagtggaaagggttaatctccaTGTCAATGCAGCAAACCCGCAGTCATGAGAGGGGGACACGGGGCTGCAGCTTTTAGGTTTGGTGGTGGTCCCAGTTGGGAGACCCCATTGATAGGACTTATCAatactatggataggtgatacaagTATTTTGAGAGAACCCTTAAGGACGGGGCTCTTTATATTttggttttttcctcccccctttcagAAAACTCTTattttatccatcaacgtagacgCTGGAGGGCTTGTTTGTTTGTCAGGGGAGTTGTACTTTTTGGTGATACCatagaatgtactgaaaaacgtaaaaaatttcTAACTGGAgttaaattggaaaaaaaaaaaaaaaaaaaagagatataagaattctgccatcttttggggGTCTTGCTTTATGGCGTACACCCTGCAGCACAAGCGACTTGTTAACGGCATCGGACTGATGCCTAGgaagtacagcaagaaaacaaacaaactcTTTAGTAAAAAATATATCATTTCCTGCCGCCATAACTATTTTTCTGCTGACATGTGAGTGCTCGTATTTCCCAGGACTTCCtgtagttggcgctatacaaataaaggttattattatttCTAGAGGTCCCAGTTTGGatttcatgtgactttttgatcacttttatgcaagaaaaaaatgtaataagcgaAGTGCTGAGCGTCTCTCTCTCTTGTGTTACTCTGATTggttggacttttacagaccGCGACACCAAAGGTTTGGGGGGTTTttggtttggattttttttttttaaactttcaatatcttattttttctaataattaacaaaaaactttataaactcATTTTCCCATTTACTGATtgttagtattgcattatatcgcGATCTGACGTGGAGCTATGCCACAAAGCCGCATCTTATAGGGGTCATCTCAAAATACATTGGTCACCTATCTGTAGGATAGCCCGACCGAACCCGGGAGTCATGGAAGCCGTGCAAGAATGCCAGCTTGGCCCTTTCCATAACTACTAATAATGCGGTGGTCTTTCGCAGGAGTACTCCCATCGGGGACCGTGCTTGCAGAAGATGGGAGTAGCCCTTCAGTATatgacagtggtggcgaacctatggcacacgccCTAGgagcggcacgcagagccctccctgctaaCACGtgtcaccatcggccgctcacaacattagtgaatgcctgcaggggccgcggctcccctgccgacatttactcagcgctgctatctgcgctgatcccggcacacactgtgacgtcagtgtgcagccgggatcctcctcccccgtacCCAAATGTCTCCTACTTgattccgcaagagcagggggaggaggcatccggcagcacaactgccatcagtgtgcaccagcgatcaggcagaagaggagcggcacttccacgaggaggaggggtaagtatgtggggctgGGGAGGGCATTATGACCACTGAGGGACTGCTGTggggagggcattattactgctgggggacccactgggggggaaggggggcattattactgctggagggaactgctgggggggggggggggggggggggagaaagagggggtattattattgctgggggaccgctggtggtggtgggggaggcattattactgctggaggtgactgctggggggggaggggtggtattattactgctgggggaccgctggggggcattattactgttgtgggactgctggggggggggtcacttattactactgggggctgtcaccattattactactgggaggcTGCTGAgggagggggtgtcactattgttgctgggaggccaatattatcgctgtggggaggGTTGCTATGGCCGCTGGGGGTGGGTGGGtgcctattattgctggggtatgtttacatgtggcggaaatgtgcAGGGCTGTTTTATAACAgaccaggtgcagattttgactgctttttggacgcggacatgctgcagaattttccacagtattttccgctgaggacattccgcagcatttccgcatccaaaacgcagtcaaaatctgcaccctgtccattttgaagcggccctgtcctttttagaacgacgggggtaaaatcatacgttgtgataagccccgccccctggcgtgttggcactttgctataaataagtggcttttgggttgcagtttgggcactcggcctCTAAAAGgctcgccatcactggtctatgaGAGCTTTCATCGGGGTCTTTGTCCTGCACTGATCGGTGTGGCGGTCGCACTATAGAAGGTTCGTTTCACACAGCTGATCGTGATATCGCCAAGAGAAaaatcgcagaaaaaaaaaaagaaaccaccacaattttgctcatgagacgTCTGAGAGTCAGCTATTCTTATTATCGCAAAAACATCGATGGCGCTTGCGATATTCTTAcaagaaaatcacaagtttgtgcgttgtgatAAAATaaaggctccatggggaaacaaaggTGATAAAAACGCAGTAAGATCAGACGGGCCACAACTTCTAAATATCGCAAGAGAAAAGCGCAGGTTTCAGAATTCTGCCTAAGAGGTTGTCTCTAATAAGACAACCAAAACCACCTCTCTGGGTATAAAGTAGAGTGCTccactcactgacagcaagcacctCTAGAAAGTGGTTAAGAGCTGAATGAAGTGTATTAGAA
This genomic interval carries:
- the PHB1 gene encoding prohibitin 1 — its product is MAARLFESIGKIGLGLAVVGGVVNSALYNVDAGHYAVIFDRFRGVQDLVVDEGTHFLIPWVQKPIIFDCRSRPRNVPVITGSKDLQNVNITLRILFRPVANQLPRIFTSIGEDYDERVLPSITTEILKSVVARFDAGELITQRELVSRQVSEDLMERAATFGLILDDVSLTHLTFGKEFTEAVEAKQVAQQEAERARFVVEKAEQQKKAAVISAEGDSKAAELIATSLAEVGDGLIELRKLEAAEDIAYQLSRSRNVTYLPPGQSTLLQLPQ